The following are from one region of the Rhodothermales bacterium genome:
- a CDS encoding response regulator, giving the protein MDTNQSTATPPADPASEEQGLRMLLVEDNPINQKVAVRFLAKEGLKTDVANNGQEALDLFAKQTYDIVLMDIQMPVMDGITATENIRRIYGKERPYIIAVTANATPSDRQRCMDAGMNDFVTKPIDAVKLIGAITKSGIFQRH; this is encoded by the coding sequence ATGGACACGAATCAATCCACGGCGACACCGCCTGCCGACCCGGCTTCAGAGGAACAGGGATTGCGGATGTTGCTCGTTGAAGACAATCCGATCAACCAGAAAGTCGCGGTGCGCTTTCTAGCTAAAGAAGGATTAAAGACCGACGTAGCCAATAACGGCCAGGAGGCTCTTGATCTCTTTGCGAAGCAAACCTACGATATCGTTCTGATGGATATCCAGATGCCCGTGATGGATGGCATCACCGCCACGGAGAATATTCGCCGTATCTACGGGAAAGAGCGCCCCTACATCATCGCCGTGACGGCAAACGCCACGCCGTCCGATCGTCAGCGGTGCATGGACGCCGGCATGAACGACTTCGTCACCAAGCCGATCGACGCCGTCAAGCTCATCGGCGCCATCACCAAGTCGGGCATCTTCCAGCGTCACTGA
- a CDS encoding SDR family oxidoreductase, with amino-acid sequence MSGGPSMRRLASPRAVEYIGLRTPNDVSNQPTHRVYFKDRVVWITGASSGIGEALALDLSQRDAILILSARNREKLEAVRSRCAHPERVEVLPMDLADLDAIDEIAREGLAFYGKVDFLINNGGVSQRSLVEETGMEVYRRLMDTNFLGPIALTKAVLPSMRERQWGQIIVVSSLTGKFSTPLRSGYAASKHALHGFFDALRAENWRHGLRVTIVCPGYVRTQVSVNALTGDGSPQGTMDKGQETGMSPEKCADLILWAAERNKTEVYLGGFERFYVYFKRFFPVTFDRMIRGLDPVER; translated from the coding sequence ATGTCAGGTGGCCCCTCGATGCGCCGGCTAGCATCGCCCCGAGCGGTGGAGTACATTGGGCTGCGAACGCCGAACGATGTCTCCAACCAGCCCACACACCGCGTGTATTTCAAAGATAGAGTCGTCTGGATCACCGGCGCATCCTCGGGGATCGGGGAGGCGCTGGCGCTCGACCTCAGCCAACGGGATGCGATCCTCATCCTCTCGGCCCGAAATCGGGAGAAACTGGAGGCCGTTCGCAGCCGGTGCGCGCATCCGGAACGGGTTGAGGTGCTCCCGATGGACCTCGCGGATCTGGACGCCATCGATGAGATAGCCCGCGAAGGACTCGCGTTCTACGGGAAAGTCGATTTTCTCATCAACAACGGGGGGGTAAGCCAGCGCTCGCTCGTCGAGGAGACCGGGATGGAGGTCTATCGCCGGCTAATGGATACCAACTTCCTCGGGCCCATCGCCTTGACAAAGGCGGTTCTGCCCTCCATGCGGGAACGCCAATGGGGGCAGATCATCGTCGTCAGTAGCCTGACGGGCAAGTTCTCCACGCCCCTCCGCTCCGGATACGCGGCCTCCAAACACGCCCTCCACGGCTTTTTCGACGCCTTGCGCGCCGAGAACTGGCGCCACGGTCTCCGCGTCACGATCGTCTGCCCGGGGTATGTACGCACGCAGGTGTCGGTCAACGCCCTCACCGGAGACGGCTCGCCCCAGGGCACCATGGACAAGGGGCAGGAAACCGGGATGTCACCCGAGAAATGCGCCGACCTCATCCTCTGGGCCGCCGAGCGCAACAAAACCGAGGTGTACCTCGGCGGCTTCGAACGCTTCTATGTCTATTTTAAACGATTCTTCCCGGTGACGTTCGATCGGATGATTCGGGGACTCGATCCCGTGGAACGCTAA
- a CDS encoding Gfo/Idh/MocA family oxidoreductase — protein MSRSSSLGWGLIGASTIAREWMIPAIIAQPDSHIAAVMSTSAERGAAFARDNGIPRSYTSIDALLADPEVDVVYISTTNEKHRDETLLAARAGKHVMCEKPLALNLADAKTMVAACAEAGVVMGTNHHLRNAVTHRAIRRLVLDGAVGKPLAARVFHAVFLPEHLQGWRILQPETGAGAIMDITVHDADTLRFVLNDEAVEVTALSAQQGMGRGDIEDGVMGVMRFESGLLAQFHDAYTIKHAITGLQVHGTEGSIYAKNVMTQQPIGNLYLLRNGVREPIDPGPAEDLYAHAVRRFNDAILHNGSPWATGEDGVRSLAIALAVLESTKTGRKVAVER, from the coding sequence ATGTCCCGTTCCTCCTCCCTCGGCTGGGGCCTCATCGGCGCCAGCACCATCGCGCGTGAGTGGATGATCCCGGCGATCATCGCCCAGCCGGATAGCCACATCGCTGCCGTCATGAGCACCAGCGCCGAACGCGGCGCCGCCTTCGCCCGCGATAACGGCATCCCCCGCAGCTACACCTCGATCGACGCCCTGCTGGCCGACCCGGAAGTCGACGTCGTCTACATCAGCACGACGAACGAGAAGCACCGGGACGAAACCCTCCTCGCCGCCCGCGCCGGCAAACATGTGATGTGCGAGAAACCGCTCGCCCTCAACCTGGCCGATGCAAAAACAATGGTGGCGGCCTGCGCCGAGGCCGGTGTGGTCATGGGCACCAACCACCACCTCCGCAACGCCGTCACCCACCGCGCCATCCGCCGGCTGGTGCTGGATGGGGCCGTCGGAAAACCCCTCGCTGCGCGTGTCTTCCACGCCGTCTTCCTCCCCGAACACCTCCAGGGCTGGCGGATCCTCCAACCGGAAACAGGCGCCGGCGCCATCATGGACATCACCGTCCACGACGCCGACACCCTCCGCTTCGTCCTCAACGACGAGGCCGTCGAGGTCACCGCGCTCTCCGCCCAGCAGGGCATGGGGCGGGGCGACATCGAAGACGGCGTCATGGGCGTCATGCGCTTCGAAAGCGGACTCCTCGCCCAGTTCCACGACGCCTACACCATCAAACACGCCATCACCGGCCTCCAGGTTCACGGCACAGAAGGCTCCATCTACGCCAAAAACGTGATGACCCAGCAGCCCATCGGCAACCTGTACCTGCTCCGTAACGGCGTCCGCGAGCCCATCGACCCCGGGCCGGCAGAGGACCTCTATGCCCACGCCGTCCGCCGCTTCAACGACGCGATCCTCCATAACGGCTCCCCCTGGGCCACCGGCGAAGACGGCGTCCGCTCCCTCGCCATCGCCCTCGCCGTGCTGGAGTCGACGAAGACGGGGCGGAAAGTCGCGGTTGAGCGTTGA